The sequence below is a genomic window from Variovorax paradoxus B4.
ACATCTTCGGCGTGGTGGTGTTCCTCACGATCTTCTCGGCCGTGATCTTCTTCGCGCCGGAAGCGGGCGGGTACTTCCTCGAGTACAACAACTTCATCCCGGCCGATTCACTCAAGACGCCGAACCACATTGCGCCGGTCTGGTACTTCACGCCGTTCTATTCGATGCTGCGTGCAACCACCGACGACATGGTCAACGTGTTCGCGCTGATCATCGCCGCGGCCGCCGTCCTGAACTTCATCAAGGGCAAGTCGAGCACGGCCCTGAAGATCGCACTCGTCGTCGTGGCGGCCGTGGCCATCTTCCTGCTCAAGGCCTTCGACGCCAAGTTCTGGGGCGTGCTCGTGATGGGCGGCTCGGTCATCATCCTGTTCTTCCTGCCATGGCTCGACAAGAGCGAAGTCAAGTCGATCCGCTATCGTCCGGGCTGGCACAAGTATGTCTACGGCGTCTTCGTGTTCTTCTTCCTGATCCTGGGCTACCTGGGCATCCAGGCGCCTGGCGTCTGGGGCAGCCTGGTCATCGGGTCGTTCGCGCTGGACATCGCGCAGACCATTTCCCAGATCGGCACGCTTTTCTACTTCGGTTTCTTCCTGCTCATGCCCTGGTGGAGCAGCAAGGGCGAGTTCAAGCCCGTGCCTGAGCGCGTGACCTTCGCCGCCCATTGAGAAGCCCAAGAGAGCTCGAGAGAAACACGATGAAGAAAAGCATTTCTGGCTGGCTCGCGGTTGTGGGCTTGGCCTTGGGCCTGACCTTTTCCGCCGCCGCATCGGCCGAGTCCGGCGGCATGGCCTGGGACAAGGCGCCCAACAAGACCACCGACGTCGCCTCCCTGCAGAACGGCGCCAAGCTGTTCGTCAACTACTGCCTGAACTGCCACTCCGCGGCGTTCATGCGCTACAACCGGCTGCAGGACATCGGCATCACCGAGCAGCAGATCAAGGACAACCTCCTGTTCGCGACCGACAAGGTCGGCGAAACCATGAAGGCCAACATCGACGCGCGCCAGGCCAAGGAATGGTTCGGCACGACGCCGCCCGACCTGACCCTGGTTGCCCGCTCGCGCGCCGGCCATGGCGGCACGGGTGCGGACTACCTGTACACCTACCTGCGCACCTACTACCGCGACGACACCAAGGCCACCGGCTGGAACAACCTC
It includes:
- a CDS encoding cytochrome c1; translation: MKKSISGWLAVVGLALGLTFSAAASAESGGMAWDKAPNKTTDVASLQNGAKLFVNYCLNCHSAAFMRYNRLQDIGITEQQIKDNLLFATDKVGETMKANIDARQAKEWFGTTPPDLTLVARSRAGHGGTGADYLYTYLRTYYRDDTKATGWNNLLFPSVAMPNPLWELQGERRPVYTKVSQHGHETEVFKGWEQVTPGTMTPLQFDTAVGDLVSYLQWMAEPAQNTRIRIGVWVLLFLVMSLVFVWRLNASYWKDVK